A region of the Stieleria neptunia genome:
CGACCAGCCGCTCCAGCAAGTCTGCCAGTGTGACTCCGTGCAGCGGATTGTTGGGTTGCTGGTTCATGGTGATCGCGGGGCGGGAGCCGGCAAGGCGCAGAAAGATTGGGTTCGGGTGATGTCGGAATCAATGGTATGCTCGGGTTCGTGTCGTTGGATAGCCCACCAGCCGGCTGCGGTGTTGCAAGAGGGAGAGACCAGGGAACGTGACGTTGGCACCTGAAACAGACCGTTGGTTGACCGTTCCCAACGTGATCACCACGGCCCGCATTTTGGGCTCACCGGCGCTGGTCCCGTTGGCGATCGCCCAGCAGATGACGTGGCTGGCCGCCCTGGCGATCTTTCTGGTTTTCACCGAATGGTTGGACGGATTTCTGGCCCGGCGCTCCCACGTCACTTCCGCCGTCGGCGCGCGTCTGGACACGGTCGCGGATGCCGTGTTCTACCTGTCCGTGCTGGCCGCGCTGATCGCGTACCAGCCGGACCAGGTCGCCAAAGAGAAGGTTTGGATGCTGGTGGCCATCGCGAGTTACGCGTTGAGTTGGCTGACGTGTCTGGTCAAGTTTCGACGGCTGCCCAGTTACCACACTTGGGCCGCGAAGGGGGTTTGGTTGATCATCATCCCCGGCACGGTCCTTTGGCTCGCCGGCGTCACCCCCTGGGGCGTCCGCATTGCAATGGTTTGCGTCACGCTGGCCAACATCGAAGCCATCGCGATCACGTGGGTCTTGCGTGAGTGCAAAGTGGACGTCCCTTCGTTCTGGCACGCACGAAGAATCAGGCGGCAGTCTGCGGTTGAGTGAAGCGGGGGCACGCGACATGCAGATGGGTGACAAGAAAGGGTGTAATCCGCAATGACAGGACCAGAGCCGGCATGCCAACGTTTACAATCAGGCATGGCTGTGCTGTCATTCAACTCCGGTGGAGGACCCGTTCGATGCGAAGTTTACTGTTGGGACTGTTGGTGGTCGGCGTCGCTTTACCGTTCGCCGCAAACGCTGAGGATGCCCAAGACCAAGCCATCAAGAAGGATCGCAAGAAACTCCAGGGCACCTGGCAAGTCACCTCACTGGTGATCGCCGGCAACCGAGCAAAAGACGAAGACGCAAAAAAATTCACGGTCGTCAATGGCGACGATGGCACCTGGAGCGTGCGTTCGGAAGGGAAAGAGTCGAGCAAAGGCACAAGTACGATCTCGCCGACGGTCAAACCCAAGACCATCGACTTCACCGCGACCGAGGGCGGGGCCAGCGGCGATCAATTTGTCGGAATCTATCAACTCGGCAAAAACAAGCGAAAACTCTGTTTCGTGCGTAGCGACAAAGAGCGGCCAACCGAGTTCACGTCGACAACCGAGAATCAAAACATCCTGGTGACGTACGAGCGAATCAAGTAGCGGTCCGTCTCGCGTTCTTGTCATGCATCACCCGGGTAGGCGACGCATGAGATTGATCATGTTGAGATGGGAGGCAGAGCCTGGGAACAAGTACAGCAGCCAGTCGTCTTATCGTTTTGTCCCTATCATTCTGCCCCCTATCATTCTGCCATCCATCATTCTGCCATTTATCGTTTTGCCCCCATCGTTTTGCCTTCGTCCTCCCGACCGCCGCCTCAAGGCTTCCATCGTTCGTCAAAAAATCCCGCCGCTTGCACCTTGCCGGGATCTCGCATCGTCGCCCCCGCTTCGATATCGAGGATCGCCCAGTCGGGCAACTTGGGCGTTTGCCGGGCATTGTTCAGGTAGTCGTATTCACGAAACGTGAACCCGCTGTTGAGAACGATGTAGCGGTCGGAGTTCAGCGGATTCGGATAGACCATCGCCACCGCGTGAGCCTTGCGGGAATAGCTCTTTGACCCCAGTCGGATCGTGTCTCCGTTCCATGCAACGGGCAGCGCGTCCGCAAGCCTGGCGATGACAGAATTGGATTGCGGATCGCCGAACAGGACCAG
Encoded here:
- a CDS encoding CDP-alcohol phosphatidyltransferase family protein, with the protein product MAPETDRWLTVPNVITTARILGSPALVPLAIAQQMTWLAALAIFLVFTEWLDGFLARRSHVTSAVGARLDTVADAVFYLSVLAALIAYQPDQVAKEKVWMLVAIASYALSWLTCLVKFRRLPSYHTWAAKGVWLIIIPGTVLWLAGVTPWGVRIAMVCVTLANIEAIAITWVLRECKVDVPSFWHARRIRRQSAVE
- a CDS encoding TIGR03067 domain-containing protein, producing the protein MRSLLLGLLVVGVALPFAANAEDAQDQAIKKDRKKLQGTWQVTSLVIAGNRAKDEDAKKFTVVNGDDGTWSVRSEGKESSKGTSTISPTVKPKTIDFTATEGGASGDQFVGIYQLGKNKRKLCFVRSDKERPTEFTSTTENQNILVTYERIK